One Methylobacterium sp. AMS5 genomic region harbors:
- a CDS encoding protein-L-isoaspartate(D-aspartate) O-methyltransferase, producing MPDRAEARTRMVETQLVARGIRDAAVLDAMRAVPREAFVPDALAGEAYSDGPLPIGAGQTISQPYIVALMIKALALRPGDRVLEVGAGCGYAAAVLARMDAQVFAIERHAALGEAARARLAARGLTVPLRVGDGHAGWPEAAPFDAILVSAAGPTIPETLKAQLKAGGRLVIPVGPPGGQTLLRLIRRGPDRFESCDFGPVSFVPLLRGVGTADPV from the coding sequence ATGCCGGATCGCGCCGAGGCCCGAACCCGGATGGTCGAGACGCAACTGGTCGCCCGCGGCATCCGTGATGCGGCCGTCCTCGATGCGATGCGGGCCGTGCCGCGGGAGGCCTTCGTGCCGGACGCTCTGGCGGGGGAGGCCTACAGCGACGGGCCACTGCCGATCGGGGCGGGGCAGACGATCTCCCAGCCCTACATCGTCGCCCTGATGATCAAGGCGCTGGCCCTGCGGCCCGGCGACCGGGTGCTGGAGGTCGGCGCCGGCTGCGGCTACGCGGCGGCCGTGCTGGCGCGGATGGACGCGCAGGTCTTCGCCATCGAGCGCCACGCGGCGTTGGGCGAAGCCGCCCGCGCTCGCCTCGCCGCACGCGGGCTCACGGTGCCCCTGCGTGTCGGCGACGGCCATGCGGGCTGGCCGGAGGCCGCGCCGTTCGACGCGATCCTCGTCTCCGCGGCGGGTCCCACGATCCCGGAGACGTTGAAGGCCCAGCTCAAGGCGGGTGGCCGCCTCGTCATCCCGGTCGGTCCGCCCGGCGGGCAGACGCTGCTGCGGCTGATCCGGCGCGGGCCGGATCGGTTCGAGAGCTGCGATTTCGGCCCGGTTTCCTTCGTGCCGCTGCTGCGGGGCGTGGGAACGGCGGATCCTGTGTGA
- a CDS encoding N-acetyltransferase: protein MRREPFSIRAARPQDAEALAAMHVAAWRETYTGLLPARMLSNLSVESRAEAWRRIMARGKTETTVRLVECDDRVVAFGSCGPQRDEALAKRGFDGEISAIYVLRACQRLGLGRWITQDLSSRLMAGGCRAVSLWVLRENTGARAFYERLGGVVVGERVDERPDGILVELAYGWKDLPALL from the coding sequence ATGCGCAGGGAACCGTTCTCAATCCGTGCCGCCCGCCCGCAGGATGCGGAAGCCCTGGCCGCGATGCACGTTGCCGCTTGGAGGGAGACCTATACGGGGCTTCTGCCGGCGCGCATGCTTTCCAACCTGTCCGTTGAAAGCCGAGCGGAGGCTTGGCGCCGGATCATGGCACGCGGCAAGACGGAAACGACCGTCCGCTTGGTCGAGTGCGACGATCGGGTTGTCGCCTTCGGTTCCTGCGGCCCTCAACGAGACGAGGCACTGGCGAAAAGAGGCTTCGATGGCGAGATCAGCGCGATCTATGTCCTGCGTGCGTGTCAGCGCTTGGGACTGGGACGCTGGATCACCCAGGATCTTTCCAGCCGTCTGATGGCCGGAGGCTGCCGAGCGGTGTCCCTCTGGGTGTTGCGCGAGAACACGGGTGCGCGAGCATTCTACGAAAGGCTCGGCGGTGTCGTGGTCGGCGAAAGGGTCGACGAGCGCCCGGACGGTATCCTCGTGGAATTGGCCTATGGCTGGAAGGATCTGCCGGCCCTCCTTTAG
- the mutL gene encoding DNA mismatch repair endonuclease MutL encodes MSAAPEPRDPPPAHVRRLDPILVDRIAAGEVVERPASAVKELVENAIDAGARSIEVAIEGGGRRLIRVIDDGIGMGAEDLALAVERHATSKLPDGDLTRIGSLGFRGEALPSIGAVSRLTITSRTAEGEGVSLTLDSGAKGPVRPAPASRGTRIEVTELFAATPARLKFLKTDRAETAAVSEILRRLAVAQPQIRFTLRTESGSPTVFPAESEPGPAALLRRLGAVLGPDFPGNAVPVDMAREGFALQGHVGLPTFHRGAASHIHFVVNGRPVRDRLLLGAVRGAYADTMSSDRHPVLALHLTCDPALVDVNVHPAKTELRFREPGLVRALIVSAIHEALRRAGARSSSTGSQAALDALRAGAGMGSAPPMTAGAGRFAAHSGASAASALNPRPASRLFSGPSVAAPAGYRPAPRPAFTEDDPGFAETPQALFSADLAPPGADLRPAEAISEAEAHPETHPLGAARAQIHETYIVAQTRDGIVLVDQHAAHERLVYERLKRERAGGGVLAQGLLIPDVVEMAPEEADRLVEAAPDLERLGLTLEAFGPGAVLVRSVPSALAGGSVKGLVLDVLDALAASGVEEGGPAGAGDPDPVSRRLDAILSRMSCHGSIRAGRRLKPEEMNALLREMEATPLSGSCNHGRPTFVTLGLADIERLFGRR; translated from the coding sequence ATGTCCGCCGCCCCCGAGCCCCGTGATCCGCCGCCCGCGCATGTGCGCCGCCTCGATCCGATCCTGGTCGATCGCATCGCCGCGGGCGAGGTGGTCGAGCGGCCGGCCTCGGCCGTCAAGGAGTTGGTCGAGAACGCGATCGATGCCGGCGCGCGCAGCATCGAGGTGGCGATCGAGGGTGGCGGGCGCCGCCTGATCCGCGTCATCGACGACGGCATCGGCATGGGGGCGGAGGATCTGGCGCTCGCGGTCGAGCGCCACGCCACCTCGAAACTGCCCGATGGCGACCTGACCCGGATCGGCTCGCTCGGCTTTCGCGGCGAGGCGCTGCCCTCGATCGGCGCGGTCTCGCGGCTCACGATCACCTCGCGCACCGCCGAGGGCGAGGGGGTGAGCCTCACCCTCGATTCCGGCGCCAAGGGCCCGGTGCGCCCGGCGCCCGCCTCCCGCGGCACCCGCATCGAGGTCACCGAGCTTTTCGCCGCGACCCCGGCCCGGCTGAAATTCCTGAAGACCGACCGGGCCGAAACGGCCGCCGTCTCCGAAATCCTGCGCCGGCTCGCGGTGGCGCAGCCGCAGATCCGCTTCACCCTGCGGACCGAGAGCGGCAGCCCGACCGTGTTTCCCGCCGAGAGCGAGCCGGGCCCGGCGGCGCTGCTACGCCGGCTCGGGGCCGTGCTCGGCCCCGATTTCCCCGGCAATGCCGTGCCCGTCGACATGGCCCGCGAGGGCTTCGCGCTCCAGGGCCATGTCGGCCTGCCGACCTTCCACCGCGGGGCGGCGAGCCACATCCACTTCGTCGTGAACGGGCGCCCGGTGCGCGACCGGCTCCTGCTCGGGGCCGTGCGCGGGGCTTATGCCGACACCATGAGCTCCGACCGCCACCCGGTGCTCGCGCTCCATCTCACCTGCGATCCCGCCCTCGTCGATGTGAACGTGCATCCGGCCAAGACCGAGCTGCGCTTCCGCGAGCCGGGACTGGTGCGGGCGCTGATCGTCAGCGCGATCCACGAGGCATTGCGCCGAGCCGGGGCGCGGTCTTCCAGCACGGGCAGCCAGGCCGCCCTCGACGCGCTGCGGGCCGGCGCCGGCATGGGGAGCGCCCCGCCGATGACGGCAGGTGCGGGCCGGTTCGCCGCGCATTCGGGCGCCTCCGCCGCGAGCGCCCTGAACCCCCGCCCGGCGAGCCGCCTGTTCTCCGGCCCCTCGGTAGCCGCGCCCGCGGGCTACCGCCCGGCGCCGCGCCCGGCCTTCACCGAAGACGATCCGGGCTTTGCCGAGACGCCGCAGGCTTTGTTCTCCGCCGACCTTGCCCCGCCGGGCGCCGACCTGCGGCCCGCGGAGGCGATCTCGGAAGCCGAGGCCCATCCCGAGACCCATCCGCTGGGTGCGGCCCGCGCGCAGATCCACGAGACCTACATCGTCGCTCAGACCCGCGACGGCATCGTGCTGGTCGATCAGCATGCCGCCCATGAGCGCCTCGTCTACGAGCGGCTGAAGCGCGAGCGGGCCGGCGGCGGCGTACTCGCCCAGGGGCTTTTGATCCCCGACGTGGTCGAGATGGCGCCCGAGGAAGCCGACCGCCTCGTCGAGGCCGCGCCCGATCTGGAGCGGCTGGGCCTCACCCTGGAGGCGTTCGGCCCCGGCGCCGTGCTGGTGCGCTCCGTGCCGTCGGCGCTGGCGGGCGGATCGGTGAAGGGGCTCGTGCTCGACGTGCTCGACGCGCTGGCGGCCAGCGGCGTCGAGGAGGGCGGCCCGGCCGGCGCGGGCGATCCCGATCCGGTGAGCCGGCGCCTCGACGCGATCCTCTCGCGCATGAGCTGCCACGGCTCGATCCGCGCCGGTCGCCGCCTCAAGCCCGAGGAGATGAACGCCCTGCTGCGCGAGATGGAGGCGACGCCGCTCTCCGGCTCGTGCAACCACGGCCGCCCGACCTTCGTGACCCTCGGACTCGCCGATATCGAGCGGCTGTTCGGGCGGCGGTGA
- a CDS encoding glycosyltransferase produces the protein MIACRIEPKGQIEPEGEGVWRSTGSDPQFRLTHPRGGRLFPFRLAEGWVRIRADLAGLGHTKPVPLLYVDDGSGFREDEAVRLEVREDGGIDDLVRLPRRVRGLRLDPLAASGRFRLSRATLEPLRGPAAALAVARRLLARLPEAERGGSALLARLARLAVSRPPAALWRAFWDSARPRPAAASYAAWIGTIERPALPSPEAMRAAIAGFRVRPRISIVMPVYNTPKPYLEAALTSIRAQAYPDWELCLCDDASSAPHIAPMLDALAAEEPRVRLHRRSKNGGIVAASNDALALATGDWLTLIDHDDAIPPHAFYALIAALNADPQIDFLYSDEDKITVGGERYEPFFKPDWSPETLEACMYTAHLALYRMDIVARIGAFRAECEGAQDYDFVLRYTEHVTRVHHIPQVLYHWRAIPGSTAQAMDNKGYVVAAAVRALEDRARRTGGLDSVRPTAFAGSFHLRRPLKERPLVSIVIPTAGRDSEVRGRTVDLLAACLTSIRERTTYEAIEIVAVDNGDLRPTTKEALERYDARSVTWDQPVFNVAAKMNLGARAATGAVLVFLNDDIEIISPDWIEAMLALLQIPGVGAVGPKLLFETGELQHVGVTVIDATPDHPRRSYPREDPGHFFSTAGNRNYLAVTGACVMVRRADFEAIRGFDEGFAVNYNDVDLCLRLWERGLRSVYCAEVELYHYESRNRARTVAADEQARFRARWAEAIPRDPYYCAWFEALPPTFELDPARF, from the coding sequence ATGATCGCGTGCCGCATCGAACCGAAGGGACAGATCGAGCCGGAGGGGGAGGGCGTCTGGCGCTCCACCGGCTCCGATCCGCAATTCCGGCTGACCCATCCCCGCGGCGGACGGCTGTTTCCGTTCCGGTTGGCAGAAGGCTGGGTGCGCATCCGCGCCGACCTCGCAGGGCTGGGCCACACGAAGCCGGTTCCGCTCCTCTACGTCGATGACGGCTCGGGCTTTCGCGAGGACGAGGCGGTCCGGCTCGAAGTGCGGGAGGACGGGGGCATCGACGACCTCGTGCGCCTGCCGCGCCGGGTGCGGGGCCTGCGGCTCGATCCGCTCGCCGCGAGCGGGCGGTTCCGCCTCTCGCGGGCGACCCTCGAACCGCTGCGCGGCCCGGCCGCCGCCCTCGCCGTCGCCCGCCGGTTGCTGGCGCGGCTGCCGGAGGCGGAGAGGGGGGGCAGCGCACTGCTCGCGCGCCTCGCGCGCCTCGCCGTCAGCCGCCCGCCCGCCGCCCTGTGGCGGGCGTTCTGGGACAGCGCCCGGCCGCGCCCGGCGGCGGCCTCCTACGCCGCCTGGATCGGAACGATCGAGCGCCCGGCCCTGCCGAGCCCGGAGGCGATGCGGGCAGCGATCGCGGGCTTTCGGGTGCGGCCGCGCATCTCCATCGTCATGCCGGTCTACAACACGCCCAAACCCTATCTGGAGGCGGCGCTCACGAGCATCCGGGCGCAGGCCTATCCCGATTGGGAGCTGTGCCTCTGCGACGACGCGTCGAGCGCGCCCCATATCGCGCCGATGCTGGACGCGCTGGCAGCGGAAGAGCCGCGGGTGCGGCTGCACCGGCGATCGAAGAACGGCGGCATCGTCGCGGCGAGCAACGACGCGCTCGCCTTGGCCACCGGCGACTGGCTCACCCTGATCGACCACGACGACGCGATCCCGCCGCACGCCTTCTACGCGCTCATTGCCGCCCTGAACGCGGATCCGCAGATCGATTTCCTCTACTCGGACGAGGACAAGATCACGGTGGGCGGCGAGCGCTACGAGCCGTTCTTCAAGCCGGACTGGTCGCCCGAGACGCTGGAAGCCTGCATGTACACGGCCCATCTGGCGCTCTACCGGATGGATATCGTCGCCCGCATCGGCGCCTTCCGGGCGGAATGCGAGGGCGCGCAGGATTACGATTTCGTCCTGCGCTACACCGAGCACGTCACCCGCGTGCACCACATCCCGCAGGTGCTCTACCACTGGCGGGCGATCCCCGGCTCGACCGCCCAGGCCATGGACAACAAGGGCTACGTGGTCGCCGCGGCCGTCCGCGCGCTCGAAGACCGGGCGCGGCGCACCGGCGGGCTCGATTCCGTGCGCCCCACGGCCTTCGCCGGCAGCTTCCACCTGCGCCGGCCGCTCAAGGAGCGGCCCCTGGTCTCGATCGTGATCCCCACCGCCGGCCGCGACAGCGAGGTCCGCGGCCGCACCGTCGATCTCCTGGCCGCTTGCCTCACCAGCATCCGCGAGCGGACCACCTACGAGGCGATCGAGATCGTGGCGGTCGATAACGGCGACCTGCGGCCGACGACGAAAGAAGCGCTGGAGCGGTACGATGCCCGCTCCGTCACCTGGGACCAGCCGGTCTTCAATGTCGCCGCCAAGATGAATCTCGGGGCGCGTGCCGCCACGGGCGCGGTGCTGGTCTTCCTCAACGACGACATCGAGATCATCAGCCCCGACTGGATCGAGGCGATGCTGGCGCTTCTGCAGATCCCCGGCGTCGGCGCGGTCGGCCCCAAGCTCCTGTTCGAGACCGGCGAGTTGCAGCATGTCGGCGTCACCGTGATCGACGCCACCCCCGACCATCCCCGCCGCTCCTACCCGCGGGAAGACCCCGGCCACTTCTTCTCGACCGCGGGCAACCGCAACTACCTCGCGGTGACGGGCGCCTGCGTGATGGTGCGGCGGGCCGATTTCGAGGCGATCCGGGGCTTCGACGAGGGGTTTGCCGTCAACTACAACGACGTCGATCTCTGCCTACGCCTGTGGGAGCGGGGCCTGCGCAGCGTCTACTGCGCCGAGGTCGAACTCTATCATTACGAGAGCCGCAACCGGGCCCGCACCGTCGCGGCGGACGAGCAGGCCCGCTTCCGCGCGCGCTGGGCGGAGGCAATCCCGCGCGACCCCTATTACTGCGCGTGGTTCGAGGCGCTGCCGCCGACCTTCGAGCTCGATCCGGCGCGGTTCTGA
- a CDS encoding PAS domain S-box protein, with protein sequence MTAGPFFLDGGGEAGALIRGIDWAATPLGSPETWPAALKTLVGVMLGSQQPMLIVWGEGHVTLYNDGYAPMCGARHPRALGLPFDEVWHDIWDQVEPILSRAYAGEATHMEDIAFTMHRNGYPEETHFAFGYTPVRIEDGTVAGMFCACSETTASVRAGRQMHAERERFARLFEQSPSFVAVLDGPDHVFAFANAAYRQLIAHRDVLGRPVREALPEIEGQGFFELLDEVFSTGRTHTAHGAPVMLLRLPGGVPERRFLDFVYQPMRDAAGTITGVFVDGSDVTERITGNAALAESEARFRTMADDAPVMMWVTGPDGACQYLNRRWYDFTGQNEAQALGLGWLEAVHPDDRGWSGETFLRANARHEGFSLEYRLRRRDGVYRWAIDTASPRFAVDGCFLGYIGSVVDIEERRAAELALAESEERLRLAVESGEIGLWDFDPRTGTLFWPPRIKAMFGLAPDADVTLDDFANSLHPDDRDRVTAAFAAALDPVTRAFYDEEFRAIGRADGTVRWVAAKGRGVFDAEGRCLRGVGSAIDITARKGTEERLVEATRRLDAVLDNATQAIFMMDERQHCAYMNRAAERLTGYSLEETHGKALHDVVHHTRPDGSPYPLHECPIDQAFPENNQEQGQEVFVHRDGSFYPVAFTASPIRDEAGMPIGTVIEARNIEGELRAKAQLEAFNASLEQQVAARTAELMRAEEALRQSQKMEAVGQLTGGLAHDFNNLLTGITGSLELLQTRLAQGRITEIDRYVNAAQGAAKRAAALTHRLLAFSRRQTLDPKPTDVNRLVTGMEDLLRRTIGPSITLEVVAAGGLWSVLVDPSQLENALLNLCINARDAMPDGGRITIETANKWLDDRGAKERDLDPGQYLSLCVTDSGTGMSPDVIAKAFDPFFTTKPIGQGTGLGLSMIYGFVRQSGGQVRIYSEVGQGTTMCLYLPRHYGAAEEPEAAPDLAAAPRAEQGETVLIVDDEPTVRMLVTEVLEDLGYTAIEAADGPSGLKVLQSDVRLDLLVTDVGLPGGMNGRQVADAGRVLRPDLKVLFITGYAENAAVGNGHLEPGMQVITKPFVMEVLAARIKEMINSR encoded by the coding sequence GTGACGGCCGGGCCCTTCTTCCTCGATGGCGGCGGCGAGGCCGGCGCGCTGATCCGCGGGATCGATTGGGCGGCGACGCCGCTCGGGAGCCCGGAGACGTGGCCGGCGGCGCTCAAGACCCTGGTCGGCGTGATGCTCGGCTCGCAGCAGCCCATGCTGATCGTCTGGGGTGAGGGGCACGTCACCCTCTACAACGACGGCTACGCACCGATGTGCGGGGCCCGCCACCCGCGCGCGCTGGGCCTGCCCTTCGACGAGGTGTGGCACGACATCTGGGACCAGGTGGAGCCGATCCTGTCGCGGGCCTATGCGGGCGAGGCCACGCATATGGAGGACATCGCCTTCACGATGCACCGCAACGGCTACCCGGAGGAGACTCACTTCGCCTTCGGTTACACCCCGGTGCGGATCGAGGACGGCACGGTCGCGGGCATGTTCTGCGCGTGCTCGGAGACGACCGCCTCGGTGCGGGCGGGCCGGCAGATGCATGCCGAGCGCGAGCGCTTCGCGCGGCTGTTCGAGCAATCGCCGAGCTTCGTCGCGGTGCTCGACGGGCCCGACCACGTCTTCGCCTTCGCCAACGCCGCCTATCGCCAACTCATCGCCCACCGCGACGTTCTCGGTCGACCCGTGCGGGAGGCTCTGCCGGAAATCGAGGGCCAGGGCTTCTTCGAGCTGCTCGACGAAGTGTTCTCCACCGGCCGCACCCACACGGCGCACGGCGCACCGGTGATGCTCCTGCGCCTGCCCGGCGGCGTGCCGGAGCGGCGCTTCCTCGATTTCGTCTACCAGCCCATGCGGGACGCGGCCGGGACGATCACCGGCGTGTTCGTCGACGGCTCGGACGTGACCGAGCGGATCACCGGCAACGCGGCGCTCGCCGAGAGCGAGGCGCGCTTCCGTACCATGGCGGACGACGCGCCGGTGATGATGTGGGTGACCGGCCCGGACGGCGCCTGCCAATACCTCAACCGGCGCTGGTACGACTTCACCGGCCAAAACGAGGCGCAGGCCCTCGGCCTCGGCTGGCTCGAGGCGGTGCATCCGGACGATCGCGGCTGGTCGGGCGAGACCTTCCTGCGGGCGAATGCCCGGCACGAGGGCTTCAGCCTCGAATACCGCCTGCGCCGCCGCGACGGCGTCTACCGGTGGGCGATCGACACCGCGAGCCCGCGCTTTGCCGTCGACGGGTGTTTCCTCGGCTATATCGGCTCGGTGGTCGACATCGAGGAGCGCCGCGCCGCCGAACTGGCATTAGCCGAGAGCGAGGAGCGCCTGCGGCTCGCGGTCGAGAGTGGCGAGATCGGCCTGTGGGATTTCGATCCGCGCACCGGCACCCTGTTCTGGCCGCCGCGGATCAAGGCGATGTTCGGGCTGGCGCCCGACGCGGACGTGACCCTCGACGACTTCGCCAACAGCCTCCACCCGGACGACCGGGACCGGGTCACCGCCGCCTTTGCCGCCGCGCTCGATCCCGTGACCCGCGCCTTCTACGACGAGGAGTTCCGCGCGATCGGCCGCGCCGACGGCACGGTTCGCTGGGTCGCGGCCAAGGGGCGCGGCGTGTTCGATGCGGAGGGCCGCTGCCTGCGCGGCGTCGGCAGCGCCATCGACATCACCGCGCGAAAAGGCACCGAGGAGCGCCTCGTTGAGGCCACCCGCCGCCTCGACGCGGTGCTCGACAACGCGACGCAGGCGATCTTCATGATGGATGAGCGCCAGCACTGCGCCTACATGAACCGCGCCGCCGAGCGGCTGACCGGCTACAGCCTGGAGGAAACGCACGGAAAGGCGCTCCACGACGTCGTCCACCATACCCGGCCGGACGGCAGCCCCTACCCGCTCCACGAATGCCCGATCGATCAGGCCTTCCCCGAGAACAACCAGGAGCAGGGCCAAGAGGTCTTCGTCCACCGCGACGGTTCGTTCTACCCCGTCGCCTTTACCGCGAGCCCGATCCGCGACGAGGCCGGCATGCCGATCGGCACGGTGATCGAGGCGCGCAACATCGAGGGCGAGCTGCGTGCCAAGGCGCAGTTGGAGGCGTTCAACGCGAGCCTGGAGCAGCAGGTCGCCGCGCGCACCGCCGAACTGATGCGGGCCGAGGAGGCGCTCCGCCAAAGCCAGAAGATGGAGGCGGTGGGCCAGCTCACCGGCGGGCTCGCCCACGACTTCAACAACCTGCTCACCGGCATCACCGGTTCGCTCGAACTGCTGCAGACCCGCCTCGCGCAGGGGCGGATCACCGAGATCGACCGCTACGTCAACGCCGCGCAGGGCGCCGCCAAGCGCGCGGCGGCGCTGACCCACCGCCTGCTCGCCTTCTCGCGGCGCCAGACCCTCGACCCGAAGCCCACCGACGTGAACCGGCTGGTGACCGGCATGGAGGATCTGCTCCGCCGCACCATCGGCCCGTCGATCACCCTCGAAGTGGTGGCCGCGGGCGGGCTATGGTCGGTGCTGGTCGATCCGAGCCAGCTCGAGAACGCGCTGCTGAACCTCTGCATCAACGCCCGCGACGCGATGCCGGATGGCGGGCGCATCACCATCGAGACCGCCAACAAGTGGCTCGACGACCGAGGCGCCAAGGAGCGCGACCTCGATCCCGGCCAGTACCTCTCGCTCTGCGTGACCGATTCCGGCACCGGCATGAGCCCGGACGTCATCGCCAAGGCGTTCGACCCGTTCTTCACGACGAAACCGATCGGCCAGGGCACGGGCCTCGGCCTGTCGATGATCTACGGCTTCGTGCGCCAGTCGGGCGGGCAGGTGCGGATCTACTCGGAGGTCGGCCAGGGCACGACGATGTGCCTCTACCTGCCGCGCCACTACGGGGCGGCGGAAGAGCCGGAGGCGGCCCCGGATCTGGCCGCCGCGCCCCGCGCCGAGCAGGGCGAGACGGTGCTGATCGTCGATGACGAGCCGACGGTGCGGATGCTGGTCACGGAGGTGTTGGAGGATCTCGGCTACACCGCGATCGAGGCCGCCGACGGCCCGTCCGGCCTCAAGGTGCTGCAATCGGACGTGCGCCTCGACCTTCTGGTCACCGATGTCGGGCTTCCCGGCGGCATGAACGGGCGCCAGGTCGCCGATGCGGGCCGTGTCCTGCGGCCGGACCTGAAGGTGCTGTTCATCACCGGCTACGCCGAGAACGCGGCGGTGGGCAACGGCCACCTCGAGCCCGGCATGCAGGTCATCACCAAGCCCTTCGTGATGGAAGTGCTGGCCGCCCGCATCAAGGAGATGATCAACTCGCGGTGA
- a CDS encoding Hsp20 family protein — MRTFDFSPLYRSTVGFDRLFSLLDQAETSAAWPPYDIEKVSEDAYRITMAVAGFAQDEIELTQQDATLLVAGQKKAQEGERQYLHRGIAGRTFRQSFNLAQHVRVAGASLDSGLLTVELKREVPEAFKPRRIAIGGAQAAIGQDNASAEKAPAQKTPAQVEDLSKAA, encoded by the coding sequence ATGAGGACCTTCGACTTTTCTCCCCTCTACCGGTCCACCGTCGGTTTCGACCGGTTGTTCTCCCTGCTCGACCAGGCCGAGACCTCGGCCGCGTGGCCGCCCTACGATATCGAGAAGGTGTCCGAGGACGCCTACCGCATCACCATGGCGGTCGCGGGCTTCGCGCAGGACGAGATCGAACTCACCCAGCAGGACGCCACACTCCTCGTCGCGGGCCAGAAGAAGGCCCAGGAGGGCGAGCGCCAGTATCTGCACCGGGGCATCGCCGGTCGCACGTTCCGCCAGAGCTTCAACCTGGCCCAGCATGTGCGGGTCGCGGGCGCCAGCCTGGATAGCGGCCTGCTCACGGTGGAGCTGAAGCGTGAGGTGCCGGAGGCGTTCAAGCCGCGCCGGATCGCCATCGGCGGCGCGCAGGCCGCCATCGGGCAGGACAACGCGTCGGCCGAGAAGGCGCCGGCCCAGAAGACGCCGGCTCAGGTCGAGGACCTGTCCAAGGCCGCCTGA
- a CDS encoding cupin domain-containing protein, whose protein sequence is MNAGPNLFAGLPDHTEAEAFETLLTRPGLRVERIVSTGQASPPGFWYDQDEDEWVAVLQGSAELRFADEPAPRLLSAGDHLLIPAHRRHRVERTQNPTIWLAVHCAPR, encoded by the coding sequence ATGAATGCTGGCCCGAACCTGTTCGCCGGTCTGCCTGACCACACCGAGGCGGAAGCCTTCGAGACCCTGCTCACGCGTCCCGGTCTGCGGGTCGAGCGCATCGTCTCGACGGGCCAAGCGAGCCCGCCGGGCTTCTGGTACGATCAGGACGAGGACGAGTGGGTCGCGGTGCTTCAGGGCAGCGCCGAACTCCGCTTCGCCGACGAGCCGGCGCCGCGTCTGCTGTCGGCGGGCGATCACCTGCTGATCCCGGCGCATCGCCGGCATCGCGTCGAGCGCACGCAGAATCCGACGATCTGGCTCGCGGTTCACTGCGCGCCGCGCTGA